From a single Nicotiana tabacum cultivar K326 chromosome 8, ASM71507v2, whole genome shotgun sequence genomic region:
- the LOC107828182 gene encoding dormancy-associated protein homolog 3 has translation MGFLHKLWDDTLAGPAPDSGLSKLRKFNTFSGRTASSAPSSPTKFRHLNAAAAAAVDPIPISRSITILRSNSTSASRSGNATPDSVSAPSSPATSSAPTSPFAPSSARRYYKKQPKGKTNRERSPNYDWIVLSAWDR, from the exons ATGGGTTTTCTTCACAAACTGTGGGATGATACACTTGCTGGACCTGCACCAGATTCAGGCCTAAGCAAACTCCGAAAGTTTAATACTTTCTCTGGCCGTACTGCCTCTAGTGCTCCGTCGTCCCCCACCAAGTTTCGCCACCTTAACGCCGCCGCTGCCGCCGCTGTTGATCCGATCCCGATATCCCGGAGTATTACAATTCTCCGCAGTAACTCAACTTCTGCATCACGTAGTGGCAATGCTACGCCTGATTCTGTATCTGCACCATCTTCTCCGGCTACTTCTAGCGCTCCAACTTCCCCATTTGCAC CAT cttcAGCACGGAGGTATTATAAAAAGCAAccaaaaggaaaaacaaacagGGAACGATCTCCAAACTATGATTG GATCGTACTGAGTGCTTGGGATCGTTGA